The following are from one region of the Ochotona princeps isolate mOchPri1 chromosome 4, mOchPri1.hap1, whole genome shotgun sequence genome:
- the TMX2 gene encoding thioredoxin-related transmembrane protein 2 — MAVLAPLIALVYSVPRLSRWLARPYYLLSALLSAAFLLVRKLPPLCNGLPTQREDGNPCDFDWREVEILMFLSAIVMMKNRRSITVEQHIGNIFMFSKVANAILFFRLDIRMGLLYITLCIVFLMTCKPPLYMGPEYIKYFNDKTIAEELERDKRVTWIVEFFANWSNDCQSFAPIYADLSLKYNCAGLNFGKVDVGRYTDVSTRYKVSTSPLTKQLPTLILFQGGKEVMRRPQIDKKGRAVSWTFSEENVIREFNLNELFQRAKKLSKTGDSIPEEPPVTPAPATVSQGESKKDK; from the exons ATGGCGGTGCTCGCGCCTTTGATTGCTTTGGTGTATTCAGTGCCGAGACTTTCACGATGGTTGGCCCGACCCTACTACCTTCTGTCcgccctgctctctgctgccttccttctGGTGAGGAAGCTGCCGCCGCTCTGCAACGGGCTCCCCACGCAGCGCGAAGACGGCAACCCGTGCGACTTTGACTGG AGAGAAGTGGAGATCCTCATGTTCCTCAGCGCCATCGTGATGATGAAGAACCGCAGATCCA TCACCGTGGAGCAGCACATAGGCAACATCTTCATGTTCAGTAAGGTGGCCAATGCCATTCTTTTCTTCCGCCTGGATATTCGCATGGGACTTCTTTATATCACACTCTGCATAG TGTTCCTGATGACCTGCAAGCCGCCCCTGTACATGGGCCCTGAGTACATCAAGTACTTCAATGACAAAACCATTGCT GAGGAGCTAGAGCGGGACAAGAGGGTCACTTGGATCGTGGAGTTCTTTGCCAATTGGTCAAATGACTGCCAATCATTTGCTCCCATCTACGCCGACCTCTCTCTCAA GTACAACTGTGCAGGGCTAAATTTTGGGAAAGTGGATGTTGGACGCTACACTGATGTTAGCACACG GTACAAAGTGAGCACGTCACCGCTGACCAAGCAGCTCCCCACCCTGATCCTCTTCCAAGGTGGAAAGGAGGTGATGCGGAGGCCACAGATCGACAAGAAAGGCCGGGCCGTGTCGTGGACCTTCTCTGAG GAGAACGTGATCCGTGAATTCAACTTGAACGAGTTATTCCAACGGGCCAAGAAGCTTTCAAAGACTGGGGACAGTATCCCTGAGGAGCCACCTGTGACCCCAGCGCCTGCCACAGTGTCACAGGGGGAAAGCAAGAAGGACAAATAG
- the MED19 gene encoding mediator of RNA polymerase II transcription subunit 19, which translates to MRILSARIRGSAGAERTMENFALFGAPAEPAGQAPLGFVPGKPPPPPPPPPGGGPGTAPPAAAAAAPPGADKSGAGGGPFYLMRELPGSTELTGSTNLITHYSLEQAYNKFCGKKVKEKLSNFLPDLPGMIDLPGSHDNSSLRSLIEKPPILSGSFNPITGTMLAGFRLHTGPLPEQCRLMHIQPPKKNKKHKHKQSRAQDPVPPETPSDSDHKKKKKKKEEDPDRKRKKKEKKKKKSRHSPDHPGMGSSQASSSSSLR; encoded by the exons ATGAGAATCCTCAGCGCCAGAATCCGCGGTAGCGCCGGGGCGGAGAGGACGATGGAGAACTTCGCGCTGTTTGGGGCGCCAGCCGAGCCCGCTGGCCAAGCCCCCCTGGGCTTCGTACCCGGaaagccgccgccgccgccgccgcctcccccgGGCGGAGGACCCGGCACTGCGCCGCCCGCCGCCGCGGCCGCGGCCCCTCCCGGCGCCGACAAGTCGGGGGCGGGCGGCGGCCCCTTCTATCTCATGCGGGAGCTGCCAG GTAGCACAGAGCTGACCGGCAGCACCAACCTCATCACACACTACAGCCTGGAGCAAGCCTATAATAAGTTCTGCGGTAAGAAGGTGAAGGAGAAACTCAGCAACTTCCTGCCTGACCTGCCTGGCATGATCGATCTGCCCGGCTCTCACGATAACAGCAGTCTCCGCTCCCTCATCGAGAAGCCCCCGATCCTGAGTGGCTCCTTCAACCCTATCACAGGCACCATGCTGGCTGGCTTCCGCCTGCACACTGGCCCG TTGCCAGAACAGTGTCGCCTGATGCACATTCAGCCTCCCAAGAAGAATAAGAAGCACAAACACAAGCAAAGCCGGGCCCAGGACCCCGTGCCCCCAG AAACGCCTTCTGATTCGGAtcacaagaagaagaagaagaaaaaagaggaggaTCCTGAccggaaaaggaagaagaaagagaagaagaaaaagaag AGCCGACACAGTCCAGATCACCCAGGTATGGGCAGCTCgcaggccagcagcagcagcagcctccgtTAA
- the BTBD18 gene encoding BTB/POZ domain-containing protein 18: protein MFSPASSKILYRNPRFLRLAFLQLHHQQQSGVFCDVLLQAEGEAVPAHCCILSACSPFFTERLERERPAQGRKVVLELGGLKIKTLRKLVDFLYTAEMEVSQEEAQDVLCAARQLRVSELESLQLEGEKLVKVPQGRRLNRECLQLPSAMPISARVVVPSRRPRTPLPVGQTACPLGAGRLKSSGKEDGAQEKSQRQSTESSATTLVKKKARACPAPPESSCSPPSRSQGPKENRNDPALGPTVLSSPSLYPSVDERLLPRKIRLSRSKPPPDVSTAKPSDIPSGPSPVPAAPGRRLWRQRSMNKEAPGDKQKPGKASPSQNTPSPSALRRTGGNKKRSPEVRAPNPDSAEEGQVGRVKLRKIVNGTCWEVVQEPPHKNSLDKPQTPEPGDSLEEPLGTKAASVNEQEMRSAERELCLGSHVCSRLPDVLLSASPSSDQPAVKSEGELGSSSELTEKESTLLDMDGREAYVFDTALLEQPCEAEEYRITSAAATSELEEILDFMLCDSHMQPPLGSLASPEAEGCRSPSYHFTETGKDWIEGEEWCLPEMELWPTELDKETVHDDKESVESLSPLVMPSELSAAQVLSAEGPWTPDLDVNSSQPLSGQGDKLLQLDSPRKSSGDLSPPCRDWVDMGLEVPLTVDEVLNSAPEPGKEAAGNPELLGRLSPSSEEIDVVDWPAEGQLVPSIPSVWPDPSSESETEVDILT, encoded by the coding sequence GGGAGGCAGTTCCAGCCCACTGCTGCATCCTGTCCGCCTGCAGCCCCTTCTTCACAGAGCGCCTGGAGCGGGAGCGGCCAGCCCAGGGGCGGAAGGTGGTGCTGGAGCTGGGGGGCCTGAAGATCAAGACCCTTAGGAAGCTAGTGGACTTCCTGTACACGGCGGAGATGGAGGTGTCTCAAGAGGAAGCCCAGGATGTACTTTGTGCTGCCCGCCAGCTCCGCGTGTCAGAGCTGGAATCTCTTCAGCTGGAGGGCGAGAAGCTGGTGAAAGTTCCACAGGGACGAAGGCTGAACCGGGAGTGCCTGCAGCTACCAAGTGCCATGCCCATCTCTGCCAGGGTCGTGGTGCCCAGCCGCCGCCCCAGGACCCCACTGCCTGTGGGCCAGACTGCCTGTCCTCTGGGAGCAGGAAGACTGAAGTCCTCAGGAAAGGAGGATGGAGCCCAGGAGAAGAGCCAACGACAAAGTACAGAGAGCTCGGCTACCACTCTCGTCAAGAAGAAGGCCAGAGCCTGCCCGGCTCCACCCGAAAGCAGCTGCTCTCCACCCAGCCGCAGTCAGGGGCCAAAGGAGAACAGGAACGACCCTGCCCTGGGGCCCACAGTGCTTTCCTCACCCAGCCTGTACCCCTCTGTGGATGAGCGACTGCTGCCCAGAAAAATCAGGCTGAGTCGTTCAAAGCCACCTCCTGATGTCTCTACAGCAAAACCTTCCGATATCCCAAGTGGACCGAGCCCAGTGCCCGCAGCCCCTGGCCGGCGTCTTTGGCGACAGAGGAGTATGAATAAGGAAGCCCCTGGGGACAAGCAGAAGCCAGGGAAAGCTAGTCCTTCACAGAACACCCCAAGCCCATCAGCTCTCCGGAGAACAGGCGGGAACAAGAAGCGGAGTCCTGAAGTCAGGGCTCCTAACCCGGACTCCgcagaggaggggcaggtgggcagggtgaAACTTCGCAAGATTGTCAACGGCACTTGCTGGGAGGTGGTGCAAGAGCCTCCCCACAAAAACTCTCTGGACAAGCCCCAGACCCCAGAACCAGGAGACAGCTTAGAAGAGCCTCTAGGAACCAAAGCAGCCTCAGTTAATGAGCAGGAAATGCGGTCTGCTGagagagagctgtgtctgggctccCATGTGTGCTCCAGGCTACCGGACGTCCTGCTGTCTGCCAGCCCCTCCTCAGACCAGCCAGCGGTGAAGTCAGAAGGCGAGCTGGGGTCCAGTTCGGAGCTCACGGAGAAAGAATCCACTCTGCTGGATATGGACGGTAGAGAGGCCTATGTGTTTGACACAGCCCTCCTGGAGCAGCCCTGTGAAGCCGAGGAATACCGCATCACGAGCGCTGCTGCTACCAGCGAACTGGAGGAGATCCTGGACTTCATGCTCTGTGACTCGCACATGCAGCCGCCCTTGGGCTCTCTGGCAAGTCCTGAGGCTGAAGGCTGCAGAAGCCCAAGTTACCACTTcacagaaacaggaaaggactGGATTGAAGGGGAAGAATGGTGCTTGCCAGAAATGGAACTCTGGCCCACAGAACTGGACAAAGAAACTGTTCATGACGACAAAGAGTCAGTTGAGTCCCTTAGCCCCCTTGTCATGCCCTCTGAGCTAAGTGCAGCACAGGTTCTTTCAGCGGAAGGCCCTTGGACTCCAGACCTTGACGTGAACAGTTCCCAGCCACTGAGTGGGCAGGGAGACAAACTGCTCCAGTTGGACTCTCCCAGGAAGTCTTCTGGGGACCTGTCACCTCCCTGCCGCGACTGGGTGGACATGGGGCTGGAAGTCCCTTTGACAGTGGACGAGGTACTGAACTCTGCCCCCGAGCCAGGAAAGGAGGCAGCTGGTAACCCGGAGCTTCTGGGCCGCCTTTCTCCCAGTTCAGAAGAGATTGATGTGGTGGACTGGCCAGCAGAGGGGCAGCTGGTGCCCAGCATCCCCTCGGTGTGGCCTGACCCTTCCTCGGAGTCCGAGACAGAGGTCGATATACTCACGTAG
- the SELENOH gene encoding selenoprotein H: MAPNRRKRKAEAVADAAAEKREKQANGVGGGEEIVIEHCTSURVYGRNAAALSQALRLEAPELPVKVNPAKPRRGSFEVTLQRPDGSRAELWTGIKKGPPRKLKFPEPQQVVEELKKYLS; this comes from the exons ATGGCTCCGAACAGGAGGAAGCGGAAGGCGGAGGCCGTAGCGGACGCAGCCGCGGAGAAGCGGGAGAAGCAGGCGAACGGCGTGGGCGGTGGGGAGGAGATAGTCATTGAGCATTG CACGAGCTGACGCGTCTATGGGCGCAACGCCGCGGCCCTGAGCCAGGCGCTGCGCCTGGAGGCGCCCGAGCTTCCGGTGAAGGTGAACCCCGCCAAGCCTCGGAGGGGCAGCTTCGAGGTGACACTGCAGCGTCCGGACGGCAGCA GAGCGGAGCTCTGGACTGGGATTAAGAAGGGACCACCGCGCAAACTCAAATTCCCCGAGCCTCAGCAGGTGGTGGAAGAGTTGAAGAAGTACCTGTCTTAA